The following proteins come from a genomic window of Miscanthus floridulus cultivar M001 chromosome 2, ASM1932011v1, whole genome shotgun sequence:
- the LOC136517202 gene encoding kinesin-like protein KIN-8B isoform X1: MPSIRAPASKQTATLQVAVKCRPLTDTEQRRSRHIIQVIDDKTVVVLDPDLSKDYLDLIQNRTKERRYTFDHVYAPGCSNSDVYKNISSTIAGVVQGLNATVFAYGSTGSGKTYTMVGTHSDPGLMVLSFRTIFELIKKDDSKDTFEVSCSYLEVYNEVIYDLLERSSGHLELREDPEHGIIVAGLRSIKVHSADRILELLNVGNSRRKTESTEANATSSRSHAVLEITVKRKQKGQYGNQVLRGKLALVDLAGSERASETNNFGQKLRDGANINRSLLALANCINALGKQNKKGLAYVPYRNRYVSSIDFTQMGLFFLIYVVANSSFCSKLTRILKDGLSGNSRTVMVATISPADDQYHHTMNTLKYADRAKEIKTHVHKNIGTLDTHVEDYQRMIDNLQVEVSQLKKELAEKEHQLSIKPIEKAADSELSWLNVLSQETGENVQERINLQKALFELEETNKRNRMELQHLDDSIARHQVKEMDSTVLQALTSRRQVILDNIRDNDETGSGYRKDIEMNESRRRQLQDMIEEAVSNNGNKTYLHILSQYRLLEMTNAELQIEMAMRDQVIHNQREALRSLWNILYGTGLNQKQILKLAVKQGLTVEGCPLPSSSPDVTTPPSFPPHRRFPSFMSFPSPQSEPYSPSACFFQHGFSTMSLLKNQHETPTICRQEHLSSYYMMSGCSPYSGDGKQWSRGRPMTFFSTPEKTKEVSSVYRGTDNAQSQHKKEHSGSHDFSLHRKDPWSMERK, from the exons ATGCCGAGCATCCGAGCTCCGGCGTCCAAGCAGACGGCCACGCTACAG GTGGCTGTCAAGTGCAGGCCATTGACTGACACCGAGCAGCGGCGCTCGCGGCATATCATACAGGTCATTGATGACAAG ACTGTGGTTGTGCTGGACCCTGATCTGTCAAAGGACTACCTGGACCTCATCCAGAACCGGACCAAGGAAAGGAGATATACCTTCGATCATGTGTACGCGCCTGGATGCTCCAATTCG GACGTGTATAAGAATATATCCTCTACAATTGCTGGTGTAGTCCAAGGCCTTAATGCAACAGTCTTTGCTTATGGTTCTACTGGAAG TGGCAAAACTTACACTATGGTTGGAACCCATAGCGATCCTGGTCTGATGGTTCTTAGCTTCCGAACAATTTTTGAGCTGATAAAAAAGGATGACAGTAAGGATACATTTGAAGTTTCATGTTCATATCTGGAAGTGTACAATGAG GTTATCTATGATTTGCTTGAGAGATCCTCTGGACACCTGGAGCTTCGAGAAGATCCTGAGCATGGCATAATAGTTGCTGGGTTGAGAAGCATTAAG GTTCACTCTGCAGATAGGATTCTTGAGCTGTTGAACGTAGGCAACAGTAGGCGCAAGACAGAGAGTACAGAAGCAAATGCTACTTCTTCACG GTCACATGCTGTACTTGAGATTACCGTAAAGCGAAAGCAGAAAGGCCAATATGGTAACCAAGTTCTTCGTGGAAAGCTTGCCTTGGTTGATCTTGCGGGCAG TGAGAGGGCCTCGGAAACGAACAACTTTGGGCAAAAGCTTAGAGATGGAGCCAACATCAATCGGTCACTCCTAGCATTAGCAAACTGCATCAATGCCCTAGGCAAGCAAAACAAGAAAGGTCTTGCCTATGTTCCCTATCGCAACAGGTATGTTTCAAGCATTGATTTTACTCAAATGggacttttttttttaatttatgtgGTAGCTAATAGCAGTTTTTGCAGTAAATTAACTCGAATTCTAAAGGATGGGCTGTCTGGTAATTCTCGAACTGTTATGGTTGCTACAATATCACCAGCTGATGATCAGTATCATCACACAATGAATACACTCAAGTACGCAGACCGTGCTAAAGAGATAAAAACACATGTCCAT AAAAATATTGGAACACTTGACACTCATGTTGAAGACTATCAGAGGATGATCGACAATCTTCAG GTTGAGGTTTCTCAGTTGAAAAAGGAATTAGCTGAGAAGGAGCATCAATTAAGTATAAAGCCTATTGAAAAAGCTGCAGAtagtgagctatcttggttaaaTGTCTTGAGCCAGGAAACTGGTGAGAATGTTCAAGAACGCATAAATCTTCAGAAGGCTCTGTTTGAACTCGAAGAAACCAATAAGCGCAACCGAATGGAACTCCAGCATCTTGACGATTCTATTGCAAGGCATCAG GTGAAAGAAATGGACTCTACAGTCCTCCAAGCTTTAACATCAAGGAGACAAGTTATTCTTGACAACATCCGTGATAATGATGAAACTGGTTCTGGATATAGAAAG GACATTGAAATGAATGAGAGTCGCAGGCGACAACTCCAGGATATGATTGAAGAAGCCGTCAGTAACAATGGCAATAAAACCTACCTGCACATTCTCAGCCAGTACAGACTACTT GAAATGACTAATGCTGAGCTTCAAATTGAGATGGCTATGCGGGATCAAGTTATACATAATCAGAGGGAAGCTCTAAGGAGCCTGTGGAACATTCTCTATGGAACGGGGCTAAACCAGAAGCAGATTCTTAAATTGGCTGTAAAGCAAGGATTAACTGTAGAAGGCTGTCCTTTGCCTAGCTCAAGCCCAGATGTTACCACGCCACCTTCCTTTCCACCTCATAGAAGGTTTCCATCGTTTATGTCATTTCCTAGTCCGCAGTCAGAGCCTTATTCTCCGTCTGCTTGCTTTTTCCAACATGGTTTCAGCACTATGTCTTTGCTGAAAAATCAGCATGAGACGCCCACCATATGTAGGCAGGAGCACCTCAGTTCTTACTACATGATGTCTGGCTGCTCGCCTTACTCTGGTGATGGAAAACAGTGGTCACGTGGAAGACCTATGACATTCTTTTCTACTCCAGAAAAAACTAAGGAGGTGAGCAGTGTATACCGGGGAACAGATAATGCACAGTCCCAACACAAGAAGGAACATTCTGGCAGTCATGATTTCAGTCTGCATAGAAAG GATCCGTGGTCCATGGAAAGGAAATGA
- the LOC136536104 gene encoding leucine-rich repeat receptor-like serine/threonine-protein kinase BAM1 → MSDYWLLNSISNDLALGCHPCYPEYAYTLKVDEKSDVYSFGVVLLELVTGRKPVGEFGDGVDIVQWAKMMTDSSKEQVMKILDPRLSTVPLHEVMHVFYLALLCTEEQSVQRPTMREVVQILSELPKPSTKQGEEVPNSSDGSASSPLHPAPVGTNEAPTVEARGQQQQQQTSSPSSPPPDLISI, encoded by the coding sequence ATGTCTGACTATTGGCTTCTAAATTCTATTTCCAATGACCTTGCTCTTGGTTGCCATCCGTGCTATCCAGAATATGCATACACACTGAAGGTCGATGAGAAGAGCGATGTCTATAGCTTTGGCGTTGTGCTTCTTGAGCTTGTCACTGGAAGGAAGCCTGTAGGTGAGTTTGGCGATGGTGTTGACATTGTCCAATGGGCAAAGATGATGACAGACTCAAGCAAAGAACAAGTGATGAAGATCCTGGACCCAAGGCTCTCAACTGTGCCGCTGCACGAGGTGATGCATGTCTTCTATCTTGCATTGCTCTGCACTGAGGAGCAAAGCGTGCAGCGCCCGACGATGAGGGAGGTTGTGCAGATCCTAAGTGAGCTACCAAAGCCATCTACCAAGCAAGGAGAGGAGGTTCCAAATTCCAGTGACGGCTCTGCATCCAgtcctctacatccagcaccagTTGGGACCAATGAAGCACCAACCGTTGAAGCAAGaggtcagcagcagcagcagcaaacaaGCTCCCCGTCATCGCCACCTCCAGATCTCATCAGCATCTGA
- the LOC136517202 gene encoding kinesin-like protein KIN-8B isoform X2, which translates to MPSIRAPASKQTATLQVAVKCRPLTDTEQRRSRHIIQVIDDKTVVVLDPDLSKDYLDLIQNRTKERRYTFDHVYAPGCSNSDVYKNISSTIAGVVQGLNATVFAYGSTGSGKTYTMVGTHSDPGLMVLSFRTIFELIKKDDSKDTFEVSCSYLEVYNEVIYDLLERSSGHLELREDPEHGIIVAGLRSIKVHSADRILELLNVGNSRRKTESTEANATSSRSHAVLEITVKRKQKGQYGNQVLRGKLALVDLAGSERASETNNFGQKLRDGANINRSLLALANCINALGKQNKKGLAYVPYRNSKLTRILKDGLSGNSRTVMVATISPADDQYHHTMNTLKYADRAKEIKTHVHKNIGTLDTHVEDYQRMIDNLQVEVSQLKKELAEKEHQLSIKPIEKAADSELSWLNVLSQETGENVQERINLQKALFELEETNKRNRMELQHLDDSIARHQVKEMDSTVLQALTSRRQVILDNIRDNDETGSGYRKDIEMNESRRRQLQDMIEEAVSNNGNKTYLHILSQYRLLEMTNAELQIEMAMRDQVIHNQREALRSLWNILYGTGLNQKQILKLAVKQGLTVEGCPLPSSSPDVTTPPSFPPHRRFPSFMSFPSPQSEPYSPSACFFQHGFSTMSLLKNQHETPTICRQEHLSSYYMMSGCSPYSGDGKQWSRGRPMTFFSTPEKTKEVSSVYRGTDNAQSQHKKEHSGSHDFSLHRKDPWSMERK; encoded by the exons ATGCCGAGCATCCGAGCTCCGGCGTCCAAGCAGACGGCCACGCTACAG GTGGCTGTCAAGTGCAGGCCATTGACTGACACCGAGCAGCGGCGCTCGCGGCATATCATACAGGTCATTGATGACAAG ACTGTGGTTGTGCTGGACCCTGATCTGTCAAAGGACTACCTGGACCTCATCCAGAACCGGACCAAGGAAAGGAGATATACCTTCGATCATGTGTACGCGCCTGGATGCTCCAATTCG GACGTGTATAAGAATATATCCTCTACAATTGCTGGTGTAGTCCAAGGCCTTAATGCAACAGTCTTTGCTTATGGTTCTACTGGAAG TGGCAAAACTTACACTATGGTTGGAACCCATAGCGATCCTGGTCTGATGGTTCTTAGCTTCCGAACAATTTTTGAGCTGATAAAAAAGGATGACAGTAAGGATACATTTGAAGTTTCATGTTCATATCTGGAAGTGTACAATGAG GTTATCTATGATTTGCTTGAGAGATCCTCTGGACACCTGGAGCTTCGAGAAGATCCTGAGCATGGCATAATAGTTGCTGGGTTGAGAAGCATTAAG GTTCACTCTGCAGATAGGATTCTTGAGCTGTTGAACGTAGGCAACAGTAGGCGCAAGACAGAGAGTACAGAAGCAAATGCTACTTCTTCACG GTCACATGCTGTACTTGAGATTACCGTAAAGCGAAAGCAGAAAGGCCAATATGGTAACCAAGTTCTTCGTGGAAAGCTTGCCTTGGTTGATCTTGCGGGCAG TGAGAGGGCCTCGGAAACGAACAACTTTGGGCAAAAGCTTAGAGATGGAGCCAACATCAATCGGTCACTCCTAGCATTAGCAAACTGCATCAATGCCCTAGGCAAGCAAAACAAGAAAGGTCTTGCCTATGTTCCCTATCGCAACAG TAAATTAACTCGAATTCTAAAGGATGGGCTGTCTGGTAATTCTCGAACTGTTATGGTTGCTACAATATCACCAGCTGATGATCAGTATCATCACACAATGAATACACTCAAGTACGCAGACCGTGCTAAAGAGATAAAAACACATGTCCAT AAAAATATTGGAACACTTGACACTCATGTTGAAGACTATCAGAGGATGATCGACAATCTTCAG GTTGAGGTTTCTCAGTTGAAAAAGGAATTAGCTGAGAAGGAGCATCAATTAAGTATAAAGCCTATTGAAAAAGCTGCAGAtagtgagctatcttggttaaaTGTCTTGAGCCAGGAAACTGGTGAGAATGTTCAAGAACGCATAAATCTTCAGAAGGCTCTGTTTGAACTCGAAGAAACCAATAAGCGCAACCGAATGGAACTCCAGCATCTTGACGATTCTATTGCAAGGCATCAG GTGAAAGAAATGGACTCTACAGTCCTCCAAGCTTTAACATCAAGGAGACAAGTTATTCTTGACAACATCCGTGATAATGATGAAACTGGTTCTGGATATAGAAAG GACATTGAAATGAATGAGAGTCGCAGGCGACAACTCCAGGATATGATTGAAGAAGCCGTCAGTAACAATGGCAATAAAACCTACCTGCACATTCTCAGCCAGTACAGACTACTT GAAATGACTAATGCTGAGCTTCAAATTGAGATGGCTATGCGGGATCAAGTTATACATAATCAGAGGGAAGCTCTAAGGAGCCTGTGGAACATTCTCTATGGAACGGGGCTAAACCAGAAGCAGATTCTTAAATTGGCTGTAAAGCAAGGATTAACTGTAGAAGGCTGTCCTTTGCCTAGCTCAAGCCCAGATGTTACCACGCCACCTTCCTTTCCACCTCATAGAAGGTTTCCATCGTTTATGTCATTTCCTAGTCCGCAGTCAGAGCCTTATTCTCCGTCTGCTTGCTTTTTCCAACATGGTTTCAGCACTATGTCTTTGCTGAAAAATCAGCATGAGACGCCCACCATATGTAGGCAGGAGCACCTCAGTTCTTACTACATGATGTCTGGCTGCTCGCCTTACTCTGGTGATGGAAAACAGTGGTCACGTGGAAGACCTATGACATTCTTTTCTACTCCAGAAAAAACTAAGGAGGTGAGCAGTGTATACCGGGGAACAGATAATGCACAGTCCCAACACAAGAAGGAACATTCTGGCAGTCATGATTTCAGTCTGCATAGAAAG GATCCGTGGTCCATGGAAAGGAAATGA
- the LOC136517234 gene encoding probable LRR receptor-like serine/threonine-protein kinase At2g16250 has protein sequence MLPRCCHRRRSGAFCLAVLLLLHLHQHAGAQALARQDVAALHGLRASLGVRASDWPDRADPCVFWSGVACRAGRVAELRLSGLRRTRAGARRAAFAVDQLRRLTALEAFNASGFPLPGRIPSWFGRGLPPSLAVVDLRSARVNGELPPDLGMSGNLTTLVLSGNSLSGSIPPSLFSIPGLRVLDLSANNLTGPLPNVSFSGSGGAGVLFNASGNSLYGAIGDATGSLRKRFWVVDVSDNYFDQVLGTGFQNGTDGVADFRMNCLSGAANQRTRGDCEAFYARNGVRLAVDPKPSSPLPQPQPPQVLPMPSTSKRGGKWKFVLAGVLGGAAIVVIFGLSALVVCLLRRRGRRPRGRVEQTEEGMRSGRRSSSVNPVTMSPMASPGASGSPKGLPIIIDEFTYEQLHHAAGGFGDDNLVKHGHSGDMYHGVLESGFQVVIKKIDLKSSKKCQGELSFLTKHSHRRIVSLQGHLAKDEEELLVYKYMAKGDLTTALHKKSVEVEHGLRSLDWITRLKIAIGMAEALCFLHDECSPPLVHRDIQASSVLLDDKFEVRLGSLGEICTQQSAGSQSFFSRILRSSRSLDKNISGPPASCSYDVYCFGKVLLELITGNFGVSGSTDADSEEWLARTLGYINANDKEDVSGIVDPTLVVDDDHLEEVWAVAIVAKTCLNPKPSRRPLARYILKALENPLRVVREQEELQPNPSHLRSTPSHGSWRFAFHGNKYHGWEVMPTSGQALAQKNTAKSQGTKASDEDEENSFSFKRASWENFPDPIEFEESVVV, from the exons atgCTTCCTCgctgctgccaccgccgccgctcggGTGCCTTCTGCCTCGCCGTGCTCCTCCTCCTGCACCTGCACCAGCACGCGGGCGCCCAGGCACTCGCGCGGCAGGACGTCGCCGCGCTCCACGGCCTGCGGGCGTCCCTCGGCGTGCGCGCCAGCGACTGGCCCGACCGGGCCGACCCCTGCGTCTTCTGGTCGGGCGTCGCCTGCCGCGCCGGCCGCGTCGCGGAGCTCCGCCTCTCCGGGCTCCGCCGCACCCGCGCGGGCGCCCGGCGCGCGGccttcgccgtcgaccagctcCGCCGGCTCACCGCGCTCGAGGCGTTCAACGCCTCGGGGTTCCCGCTCCCCGGCCGGATCCCGTCCTGGTTCGGCCGCGGCCTGCCGCCGTCGCTCGCCGTCGTCGACCTCCGCTCCGCCCGCGTCAATGGCGAGCTCCCGCCCGATCTCGGCATGTCCGGGAACCTGACCACCCTTGTTCTCTCTGGTAACAGCCTCTCGGGCTCTATCCCGCCGTCGCTCTTCTCAATCCCTGGTCTCCGCGTTCTCGATCTCTCCGCCAACAACCTCACCGGCCCGCTGCCCAACGTGTCCTTCTCTGGCAGTGGTGGAGCTGGAGTTTTGTTCAACGCCTCGGGTAATTCCTTGTACGGCGCTATCGGTGATGCCACTGGGTCCCTCAGGAAGAGGTTCTGGGTTGTTGATGTCTCCGACAATTACTTCGATCAGGTGCTTGGAACTGGGTTTCAGAATGGGACCGATGGTGTAGCGGATTTCAGAATGAACTGCTTGTCTGGCGCTGCAAACCAGCGCACCCGTGGGGATTGTGAGGCGTTCTACGCGAGGAACGGGGTGAGGCTAGCGGTGGACCCCAAGCCATCATCGCCATTGCCGCAGCCACAGCCACCACAGGTGCTGCCGATGCCGTCAACGAGCAAGAGAGGGGGCAAATGGAAGTTCGTATTGGCCGGGGTCCTTGGAGGTGCTGCGATTGTGGTAATATTTGGCCTTAGCGCGCTGGTGGTTTGCTTgttgagaagaagaggaaggagacCGAGAGGAAGAGTGGAGCAGACTGAGGAGGGCATGCGGTCTGGGCGGAGAAGTAGTAGTGTGAATCCCGTCACAATGTCACCCATGGCATCCCCCGGAGCCAGTGGTTCACCAAAGGGCCTCCCTATTATCATAGATGAATTCACCTATGAGCAGTTGCACCATGCTGCAGGGGGCTTTGGGGATGATAACCTCGTCAAGCATGGGCACTCCGGTGACATGTACCATGGTGTCCTGGAGAGCGGCTTTCAAGTTGTCATCAAAAAGATTGATCTGAAGAGCAGTAAGAAGTGCCAGGGCGAGTTGAGCTTCCTTACAAAGCATAGCCATAGGAGGATCGTTTCATTGCAGGGCCATTTGGCTAAGGATGAGGAGGAATTGCTGGTCTACAAGTACATGGCAAAAGGTGACCTCACAACTGCACTGCACAAGAAGTCAGTCGAAGTTGAACACGGTTTGCGCTCATTGGATTGGATAACGAGGCTCAAGATTGCAATTGGTATGGCTGAGGCCTTGTGCTTCCTTCATGATGAATGCAGTCCTCCATTGGTTCACAG AGATATCCAAGCTAGCAGTGTGCTTCTTGATGACAAATTTGAAGTGCGCCTTGGGAGTCTGGGTGAAATATGCACTCAACAAAGTGCAGGAAGCCAGAGTTTCTTCTCTCGGATTCTAAGATCATCGAG GTCCCTTGACAAGAACATATCAG GTCCACCAGCTAGCTGCTCATACGATGTTTACTGTTTTGGGAAGGTGCTACTAGAGCTAATCACCGGAAACTTTGGTGTGAGTGGCTCAACTGACGCAGATTCAGAAGAGTGGTTAGCAAGAACATTAGGTTACATCAATGCCAATGACAAGGAGGATGTCTCAGGTATTGTAGATCCTACCCTTGTTGTGGATGACGACCACCTAGAGGAAGTATGGGCAGTGGCCATTGTCGCAAAGACATGCCTGAATCCAAAGCCCTCTAGGCGTCCACTCGCGCGCTATATCTTGAAAGCACTGGAGAACCCACTAAGGGTGGTGCGGGAGCAGGAAGAGCTCCAACCCAATCCATCTCATCTCAGAAGTACCCCATCTCACGGCTCTTGGCGTTTTGCCTTCCATGGAAACAAGTACCACGGCTGGGAGGTCATGCCAACGTCGGGGCAAGCACTTGCTCAGAAAAATACAGCGAAGTCTCAGGGAACCAAGGCAAGCGATGAGGACGAAGAGAATTCATTCTCATTCAAGAGGGCTTCATGGGAAAATTTCCCGGATCCCATAGAGTTTGAAGAAAGTGTTGTTGTGTAG
- the LOC136517202 gene encoding kinesin-like protein KIN-8B isoform X3 — protein sequence MVGTHSDPGLMVLSFRTIFELIKKDDSKDTFEVSCSYLEVYNEVIYDLLERSSGHLELREDPEHGIIVAGLRSIKVHSADRILELLNVGNSRRKTESTEANATSSRSHAVLEITVKRKQKGQYGNQVLRGKLALVDLAGSERASETNNFGQKLRDGANINRSLLALANCINALGKQNKKGLAYVPYRNSKLTRILKDGLSGNSRTVMVATISPADDQYHHTMNTLKYADRAKEIKTHVHKNIGTLDTHVEDYQRMIDNLQVEVSQLKKELAEKEHQLSIKPIEKAADSELSWLNVLSQETGENVQERINLQKALFELEETNKRNRMELQHLDDSIARHQVKEMDSTVLQALTSRRQVILDNIRDNDETGSGYRKDIEMNESRRRQLQDMIEEAVSNNGNKTYLHILSQYRLLEMTNAELQIEMAMRDQVIHNQREALRSLWNILYGTGLNQKQILKLAVKQGLTVEGCPLPSSSPDVTTPPSFPPHRRFPSFMSFPSPQSEPYSPSACFFQHGFSTMSLLKNQHETPTICRQEHLSSYYMMSGCSPYSGDGKQWSRGRPMTFFSTPEKTKEVSSVYRGTDNAQSQHKKEHSGSHDFSLHRKDPWSMERK from the exons ATGGTTGGAACCCATAGCGATCCTGGTCTGATGGTTCTTAGCTTCCGAACAATTTTTGAGCTGATAAAAAAGGATGACAGTAAGGATACATTTGAAGTTTCATGTTCATATCTGGAAGTGTACAATGAG GTTATCTATGATTTGCTTGAGAGATCCTCTGGACACCTGGAGCTTCGAGAAGATCCTGAGCATGGCATAATAGTTGCTGGGTTGAGAAGCATTAAG GTTCACTCTGCAGATAGGATTCTTGAGCTGTTGAACGTAGGCAACAGTAGGCGCAAGACAGAGAGTACAGAAGCAAATGCTACTTCTTCACG GTCACATGCTGTACTTGAGATTACCGTAAAGCGAAAGCAGAAAGGCCAATATGGTAACCAAGTTCTTCGTGGAAAGCTTGCCTTGGTTGATCTTGCGGGCAG TGAGAGGGCCTCGGAAACGAACAACTTTGGGCAAAAGCTTAGAGATGGAGCCAACATCAATCGGTCACTCCTAGCATTAGCAAACTGCATCAATGCCCTAGGCAAGCAAAACAAGAAAGGTCTTGCCTATGTTCCCTATCGCAACAG TAAATTAACTCGAATTCTAAAGGATGGGCTGTCTGGTAATTCTCGAACTGTTATGGTTGCTACAATATCACCAGCTGATGATCAGTATCATCACACAATGAATACACTCAAGTACGCAGACCGTGCTAAAGAGATAAAAACACATGTCCAT AAAAATATTGGAACACTTGACACTCATGTTGAAGACTATCAGAGGATGATCGACAATCTTCAG GTTGAGGTTTCTCAGTTGAAAAAGGAATTAGCTGAGAAGGAGCATCAATTAAGTATAAAGCCTATTGAAAAAGCTGCAGAtagtgagctatcttggttaaaTGTCTTGAGCCAGGAAACTGGTGAGAATGTTCAAGAACGCATAAATCTTCAGAAGGCTCTGTTTGAACTCGAAGAAACCAATAAGCGCAACCGAATGGAACTCCAGCATCTTGACGATTCTATTGCAAGGCATCAG GTGAAAGAAATGGACTCTACAGTCCTCCAAGCTTTAACATCAAGGAGACAAGTTATTCTTGACAACATCCGTGATAATGATGAAACTGGTTCTGGATATAGAAAG GACATTGAAATGAATGAGAGTCGCAGGCGACAACTCCAGGATATGATTGAAGAAGCCGTCAGTAACAATGGCAATAAAACCTACCTGCACATTCTCAGCCAGTACAGACTACTT GAAATGACTAATGCTGAGCTTCAAATTGAGATGGCTATGCGGGATCAAGTTATACATAATCAGAGGGAAGCTCTAAGGAGCCTGTGGAACATTCTCTATGGAACGGGGCTAAACCAGAAGCAGATTCTTAAATTGGCTGTAAAGCAAGGATTAACTGTAGAAGGCTGTCCTTTGCCTAGCTCAAGCCCAGATGTTACCACGCCACCTTCCTTTCCACCTCATAGAAGGTTTCCATCGTTTATGTCATTTCCTAGTCCGCAGTCAGAGCCTTATTCTCCGTCTGCTTGCTTTTTCCAACATGGTTTCAGCACTATGTCTTTGCTGAAAAATCAGCATGAGACGCCCACCATATGTAGGCAGGAGCACCTCAGTTCTTACTACATGATGTCTGGCTGCTCGCCTTACTCTGGTGATGGAAAACAGTGGTCACGTGGAAGACCTATGACATTCTTTTCTACTCCAGAAAAAACTAAGGAGGTGAGCAGTGTATACCGGGGAACAGATAATGCACAGTCCCAACACAAGAAGGAACATTCTGGCAGTCATGATTTCAGTCTGCATAGAAAG GATCCGTGGTCCATGGAAAGGAAATGA